One segment of Calliopsis andreniformis isolate RMS-2024a chromosome 1, iyCalAndr_principal, whole genome shotgun sequence DNA contains the following:
- the Root gene encoding ciliary rootlet coiled-coil, rootletin gives MFQPLPKSASQIQSRGQMERRRPLFLRGANKTKEMDKNISGKMDSSQSITSGVDRAGEEDLSPDALVRQNYELRHRLEEEAANYKRRLDTYRQAQQHQAALVSRLQAKVLQYKQRCSELENQMVESTVYDSNKLSSSIPPTTSALDAAHQTLKEIREEQIHDLDTALKKLAEERKRCEKLLHLNTTLKEQLEESHQTNEALTNDLQKLSNDWDVLREELAIKEEEWREEEQAFNDYYTSEHNRLLNLWRDVVSVKRLFAEMKSITERDLLKMKNNIISTFTDVSSACSNAGFTMKMEAAMHPMISQQIQQAQEQVTADLKIELATFKHQYEIAQNEIRLKEDKINQLIRDVHNLEEKCGDAEAEVHRNTRMQDEIEILQSALRDIAHAVIQDAEARDIETTQAPPHLHLSPSGPIPQKSPKRGTRSNTIPAFAESTISAVQAALRKYQLTIHELQVKLQTNKEQLSTTRKQCENAEDNIKTLEKRVDELITELDMARSQCSQLNQEKDLLQKGLDTVRLEKNTLDKSRIDINSMMENLKNDYDKLQKANNKLQKLCNSLEDEKLYLQSELSRVSKEAELRELNLRSEEDRCSKLREELLTLREELNKTHLAKDMLEQQKLETDGLISQIEKNKGDLELELERALLEKSDLQEVLMKLETICNNHEQDKQKLQEELKKVIEEKNKLASQCSDQQSDLGSLRKELLQAEQTRLDLESEKVTLNEKVKFLEIEKEKTEIELAQVMRERGDLSNQLSVLARKKEALNEDLMRVRQRLEQANEMNGRINRNLEDLVKDNEEKQVLLETNEKEVQRLQEQLASMRTEKESLESVLFDTQSNLENMHAKKTQLEKEQKELLIKQESLKGQVERLMKDLENSERRAQDIKQALTQQSDDQEIEFQQIISNMKKHSEDSVKKLNEEKEQIKINLEKRLQQSLLQLTEEKDNEINQLQQRIVDMQQHMENLCQQHEEVLLRAENDKQQALLMAHHDQQALLEKLESVLNEMEEEKNNVERIKREAAARTEQERNTTNQLREELSRLKTKLDETKLKADEEKVKLDFKIEELWKERESAQRESEELQVQLHMMEDRMDSLQNQLHETVRKLKDAENLNETLRKELMDVRRQLAESTYEKEKYHNSNKELREHVKRIESEKREQSRILEESYQKIAALEDAKVTIEAERTRLQTQLRDMERDMLQLQKQLRLTQDELQKSHENNAQAQNDEKELQARLTNETEERERLQLQLHQLKKQLVDVDNSLEVTRQELGRLRSRTDEEDERWRAREQELLARLDDGRCRERKLEDQKHNLEVCLADASQQIQELKARLGGSEGRVRALDTQLSQLEMAKKEIEQKLSSIGSTLRRIAGIQMDGSVNVPFKLMSPSRRWSPARVQDHTDPGRDVILDVDPEAVRKGVRFLMQQVAQIERERDDYKTELYSIKKQLTENEETQSKSDAQINNLLANIRILQDEKNSLEMKLSQKHSSYEMQLNALQQKTEECEQLHEKVANLELIINNSSEDKLQYEDKLEKLKQALNKTENEKRNLQEELNRSESRATKLELQRMSLEGDLQRLQMMFQEKEATIHKLQERNDTQNRTMASLEERCASLKSTIEQLNLALEKASNTESELKSEINSLQRNVMELTASLQSSNEKIKQLQKQHTNIENERRILLERVESLQQSLNDLKHTNQTLTDQISRLQNELTNNEVERCNLESQLRIVSYPIQEENINKDEELLRQLQTAQRERSEMRGKVDALNDKIKLLEADKRNLERQLSLLKTTSVRSKSYERPEKAHAELLGSSFDLDHFEQENRELRLKVRRLETQLAEKETELIRVKSSYAHTHSVFDFSRDRMAEIERLRAAQLQAEKLLEAREQSHRQQILRLENQIQLLREQLNQEIKRRQLYVLRSSRAGREMQQLRQALGDSLRTVAQDPSLDAVLLEHEARKLDSTLTSTTSLPPSLALPPPPSYDRSSTPAQLK, from the exons gttTTGCAATATAAACAAAGATGTTCGGAACTTGAAAATCAAATGGTAGAGTCTACTGTGTATGACTCTAATAAACTTTCTTCTTCCATACCACCAACCACCTCTGCTTTAGATGCAGCACATCAAACATTAAAGGAAATTCGTGAAGAACAAATTCATGATTTAGATACTGCCTTAAAGAAGCTTGCAGAAGAACGTAAAAG ATGTGAAAAATTGTTACACCTAAATACAACTTTAAAAGAACAATTGGAAGAATCTCATCAAACAAATGAAGCACTCACTAATGACTTACAGAAGCTAAGTAATGATTGGGACGTTTTAAGAGAAGAATTGGCTATTAAAGAAGAAGAATGGAGAGAAGAAGAGCAAGCATTCAATGATTATTATACGTCAGAACATAATAGATTATTAAATCTTTGGCGTGATGTTGTTTCTGTAAAGAGATTATTTGCAGAAATGAAATCTATTACAGAGAGAGATTTATTAAAgatgaaaaataatattatatcaACTTTTACCGACGTTTCATCCGCTTGTAGTAATGCAGGATTTACTATGAAAATGGAAGCAGCCATGCATCCAATG ATATCTCAGCAAATTCAACAAGCACAAGAACAGGTAACAGCAGACTTAAAAATAGAATTAGCAACATTTAAACACCAATATGAAATAGCTCAAAACGAGATTCGCTTAAAAGAAGACAAAATCAATCAACTTATTCGTGATGTTCATAATttg GAAGAAAAATGTGGAGATGCAGAAGCAGAAGTACATCGCAATACACGTATGCAAGACGAAATTGAAATTTTACAGTCTGCATTGAGAGACATTGCCCATGCTGTTATCCAAGATGCAGAAGCTCGAGATATTGAAACCACACAAGCGCCTCCTCATCTTCACTTATCGCCTAGTGGACCAATCCCACAAAAATCACCAAAAAGAGGTACAAGAAGCAACACCATCCCAGCCTTTGCTGAGAGCACAATCAGTGCTGTACAAGCAGCTCTACGTAAATATCAATTGACTATACACGAGCTTCAG GTAAAGTTACAAACTAACAAAGAACAACTATCAACAActcgaaaacagtgtgaaaatgctgAAGATAATATTAAAACCCTAGAAAAAAGGGTAGATGAATTAATCACAGAATTGGATATGGCTCGATCACAATGTTCACAGCTTAATCAAGAGAAGGACTTACTACAGAAGGGTCTTGATACTGTGAGATTGGAAAAAAATACACTTGACAAAAGTAGAATAGACATTAACAGCATG ATGGAAAACTTGAAAAACGATTACGACAAATTACAAAAAGCtaataataaattacaaaaacTTTGTAATAGTTTAGAAGATGAGAAATTATATCTTCAGAGCGAACTTAGTAGAGTATCTAAAGAAGCAGAATTGAg GGAACTAAATCTTCGTTCAGAAGAAGATAGATGCAGTAAACTTAGAGAAGAATTATTAACTCTACGCGAAGAATTAAACAAAACGCACCTCGCTAAAGATATGTTGGAACAACAGAAATTAGAAACAGATGGATTAATTTCGCAAATTGAAAAAAACAAAG gaGATTTAGAATTAGAATTAGAACGCGCACTATTGGAAAAGTCAGACCTGCAAGAAGTTTTGATGAAGTTAGAAACAATTTGCAATAATCATGAACAGGATAAACAAAAGTTGCAAGAAGAACTAAAAAAG GTGattgaagaaaaaaataaattagcAAGTCAGTGTAGCGATCAGCAGAGCGATTTGGGTTCTTTGCGAAAAGAGCTACTACAAGCGGAACAAACTAGACTGGATTTAGAATCAGAAAAAGTTACTTTGAATGAAAAAGTGAAATTTTTGGAAATCGAAAAAGAGAAAACCGAAATAGAATTGGCACAAGTGATGCGAGAACGTGGGGATTTAAGCAATCAATTGTCTGTTTTGGCAAGAAAAAAGGAAGCATTAAATGAAGATTTAATGAGAGTTAGACAAAGATTAGAACAAGCAAATGAGATGAATGGAAGAATCAATAGAAATTTGGAAGATCTTGTGAAAGATAATGAAGAAAAACAG GTACTTTTGGAAACTAATGAAAAAGAAGTTCAGCGATTGCAAGAACAACTAGCGTCAATGCGCACTGAAAAAGAATCTCTAGAAAGTGTTttattcgatacacaatccaatTTAGAAAATATGCACGCAAAGAAAACGCAATTAGAAAAGGAGCAGAAAGAACTGCTGATAAAGCAGGAAAGCTTGAAAGGACAAGTAGAAAGACTGATGAAGGATCTAGAAAACAGTGAAAGACGTGCACAAGATATAAAGCAAGCTTTAACACAACAGAGTGATGATCAAGAGATTGAATTTCAACAGATTATTTCTAACATGAAAAAACATAGTGAAGATAGTGTTAAAAAATTGAATGAAGAAAAA GAACAGATAAAAATAAATCTTGAGAAACGGCTTCAGCAATCACTTTTGCAACTTACCGAAGAAAAAGACAATGAGATAAATCAATTACAGCAGAGGATAGTAGATATGCAACAGCATATGGAAAATTTGTGTCAACAACATGAAGAAGTTCTCCTTAGAGCGGAAAATGATAAGCAACAAGCTCTTCTGATGG CTCATCACGATCAACAAGCATTATTAGAAAAACTTGAGAGTGTTCTAAATGAAATGGAAGAAGAAAAAAACAATGTAGAACGAATCAAAAGGGAAGCTGCGGCACGAACTGAACAAGAACGCAACACTACTAATCAATTACGTGAAGAATTAAGTCGTTTGAAAACAAAATTAGATGAGACTAAACTAAAAGCAGATGAGGAAAAAGTAAAActtgatttcaagattgaagaactaTGGAAAGAACGTGAATCAGCGCAAAGGGAGTCTGAAGAATTGCAAGTGCAGCTACATATGATGGAGGATCGAATGGATAGTCTGCAAAATCAGTtgcatgaaacagttaggaaacTTAAAGATG CTGAAAACTTGAATGAAACGTTACGTAAGGAATTAATGGATGTCAGAAGACAGTTAGCAGAGTCTACATATGAGAAAGAGAAGTACCATAATAGTAATAAAGAATTACGCGAACATGTGAAACGTATTGAAAGTGAAAAGAGAGAACAGAGTAGGATTTTAGAAGAATCGTATCAAAAAATTGCAG CTCTGGAAGATGCAAAAGTAACCATAGAAGCAGAAAGAACTCGTCTTCAGACTCAACTCCGGGATATGGAACGAGACATGCTACAACTGCAAAAGCAACTTCGTCTCACACAGGATGAATTACAAAAGTCTCATGAAAATAATGCACAAGCACAGAATGATGAAAAAGAATTACAAGCACGATTAACGAACGAAACGGAAGAGAGAGAACGTTTGCAGCTTCAATTGCACCAATTAAAAAAACAG CTGGTTGATGTAGACAATAGCTTGGAAGTAACGAGACAAGAACTTGGAAGACTGCGTTCACGCACAGACGAAGAGGATGAAAGATGGAGAGCCAGAGAACAAGAACTACTGGCTCGACTTGACGATGGTCGATGCCGTGAAAGAAAATTAGAAGATCAGAAACATAATTTAGAAGTCTGTTTGGCTGACGCTTCTCAACAAATTCAAGAACTGAAG GCACGTCTTGGAGGATCTGAAGGACGAGTCAGGGCATTGGATACTCAATTGTCGCAATTGGAAATGGCAAAGAAGGAAATTGAACAAAAATTGAGTAGCATTGGCTCTACTCTACGTCGTATCGCTGGTATTCAAATGGATGGAAGCGTTAATGTGCCTTTTAAATTAATGAGCCCTTCGAGAAGATGGAGTCCAGCGCGAG TTCAGGATCATACAGACCCTGGGAGAGATGTGATACTTGATGTTGACCCCGAAGCTGTTAGAAAAGGTGTTAGATTTCTAATGCAGCAAGTAGCCCAAATCGAACGTGAGAGG GACGATTATAAAACTGAATTGTATAGTATAAAGAAACAATTAACAGAAAATGAAGAAACTCAAAGTAAATCAGATGCTCAAATAAATAATCTATTAGCTAATATCAGAATTCTACAAGATGAGAAAAATTCATTGGAGATGAAACTTTCTCAAAAACACAGTAGTTACGAAATGCAG TTAAATGCGTTACAACAAAAAACGGAAGAGTGTGAACAATTACATGAGAAAGTAGCAAATCTTGAGTTAATAATCAACAATAGTTCTGAAGACAAACTACAATATGag GACAAGTTAGAGAAATTGAAGCAGGCTTTAAACAAAACAGAAAATGAGAAACGTAATTTGCAAGAAGAACTTAACAGAAGCGAATCTCGTGCTACGAAATTAGAGTTACAGAGAATGTCATTAGAAGGTGATCTTCAAAGATTACAAATGATGTTCCAGGAAAAAGAAGCAACCATTCAT AAATTACAAGAACGAAATGACACTCAAAATCGAACCATGGCAAGTTTGGAAGAACGTTGCGCTTCATTAAAGTCCACGATAGAACAGTTAAATCTTGCATTAGAAAAAGCATCGAATACAGAAAGTGAACTAAAAAGCGAAATTAATTCTCTTCAGCGTAATGTTATGGAGTTAACAGCCTCTTTACAATCTTCGAACGAAAAGATTAAACAG TTGCAAAAGCAACATACAAATATTGAAAACGAGCGCAGAATTCTACTAGAACGTGTGGAAtctttacaacagtctttgaacGACCTCAAACATACCAATCAGACATTAACGGATCAAATTTCTCGTTTGCAAAACGAATTGACAAATAATGAAGTGGAACGTTGTAACTTAGAATCTCAATTAAGAATAGTTAGTTACCCAATACAAgaagaaaatataaataaagatgAGGAGTTGTTACGACAACTGCAAACGGCACAAAGAGAAAGAAGTGAAATGAGGGGAAAAGTGGATGCTCTTAATGATAAA aTCAAATTGTTGGAAGCTGATAAACGTAATTTAGAACGTCAGTTGTCTCTCCTTAAAACAACCAGTGTTCGTAGTAAGAGCTACGAACGTCCTGAGAAAGCACATGCAGAATTATTGGGAAGTAGCTTTGATTTGGACCATTTTGAACAAGAAAATAGAGAATTAAGATTGAAAGTTCGTAGATTAGAAACTCAACTTGCAGAAAAGGAAACTGAACTTATAAGAGTTAAATCGAGTTACGCTCATACCCATTCCGTGTTCGATTTTAGTCGAGATAGAATGGCCGAAATTGAAAGACTTAGAGCTGCCCAATTACAAGCAGAAAAGTTGTTAGAAGCACGAGAACAGAGTCATCGTCAACAGATTCTTCGACTAGAAAATCAG ATTCAATTGTTGCGTGAACAATTAAATCAAGAAATAAAGCGTCGACAGCTGTACGTTCTGCGAAGTTCAAGAGCCGGCAGAGAAATGCAGCAATTGAGGCAAGCTTTAGGCGATTCATTGAGGACAGTGGCCCAAGATCCATCATTGGATGCAGTTCTATTAGAACATGAAGCTCGAAAGTTGGATTCCACTTTGACTAGTACTACTAGCTTACCGCCATCGTTAGCCTTACCTCCACCACCGTCATATGATAGATCTTCCACACCAGCACAGCTCAAATGA
- the Ppan gene encoding brix domain-containing protein peter pan: protein MGRRKKGRCVKKNKQINSEENPDLVKAPHSFVIHRGLPGEHILELTKDFRKIMEPFTAVSLKERKRNTIKDFVSVASVLHVTHMCIFTKTEQGMYFKLCRLPRGPTLSFKIHSFSLTRDVISILKKQLVYEELFKNSPLVILNNFSGEGMQLKLIASMFQNMFPTINLTTVNLSTIRRCICLNYNPTSKTIDLRHYAIRVVPVGLSSGVKKIVQAKIPNLSKCEDFSELLTKGTISESEVEDDPATHVTLSHKLSSRGNLASNKSAIRLSELGPRLTLELIKVEDGLLDGEVLFHEYIHKSEEEKLLIKKKREEKKKLKEKRKKIQEENKRKKELQKQEHKDKSLKGIQKKKESDTLLQKIAQESVEENNVEEDDDAQYYRDEVGEEPEKDLFESKVGNKRPKKFLPKYKIKKQKFNESGDTKH from the exons ATGGGACGCCGCAAAAAG GGTCGTTGTGTAAAGAAAAATAAGCAGATCAATTCTGAAGAAAATCCAGATTTAGTGAAAGCACCTCACTCATTCGTTATCCATCGTGGTTTACCTGGAGAACATATTTTGGAACTCACTAAGGACTTCCGTAAAATCATGGAGCCATTTACTGCAGTGTctctaaaagaaagaaaaagaaatacaatTAAGGATTTTGTATCAGTGGCTAGTGTACTTCATGTTACACATATGTGTATATTTACTAAGACAGAGCAAGGAATGTATTTTAAACTCTGCAG gctaccgcgaggaccaaCACTCTCTTTCAAAATACATAGCTTCTCCCTAACACGTgatgtaatttctatactaaaAAAACAACTGGTATATGAGGAACTATTCAAAAATTCTCCTTTGGTAATTTTAAATAACTTCAGTGGTGAAGGTATGCAATTGAAGCTTATTGCTTCTATGTTTCAAAATATGTTTCCTACAATAAATTTGACTACA GTAAATTTAAGCACTATTCGCAGATGTATTTGTTTGAATTACAATCCAACCTCGAAAACAATTGATCTTAGACATTATGCTATTAGAGTTGTACCGGTTGGTTTGTCCAGTGGTGTGAAAAAAATAGTTCAGGCTAAAATACCCAATTTATCTAAATGTGAAGATTTTTCTGAACTTTTGACAAAAGGAACAATTTCTGAAAGTGAAGTTGAGGATGATCCTGCAACTCATGTCACCTTGTCACATAAATTATCTTCACGTGGCAACCTTGCTAGTAATAAAAGTGCTATTAGGCTTTCTGAACTAGGACCCAGGTTAACATTGGAG TTGATAAAAGTTGAAGATGGACTTCTAGATGGTGAAGTACTTTTCCATGAATATATTCATAAATCAGAAGAGGAAAAATTACTAATAAAGAAAAAGCGAGAAGAGAAGAAGAAATTGAAAgagaaaaggaagaaaataCAAGAGGAGAACAAGAGGAAAAAAGAATTACAGAAACAAGAACATAAGGATAAATCATTAAAGGGAAtacagaagaaaaaagaaagcgATACATTATTGCAAAAAATTGCACAAGAATCAGTTGAGGAGAATAATGTAGAAGAGGATGATGATGCGCAATATTATCGTGATGAAGTAGGAGAAGAACCAGAAAAAG ATCTTTTCGAAAGTAAAGTTGGAAATAAGAGGCCTAAAAAATTTTtacctaaatacaaaataaaaaaacaaaagTTCAATGAATCAGGAGACACAAAACACTGA